A single genomic interval of Deferribacter autotrophicus harbors:
- a CDS encoding DNA polymerase I, giving the protein MILIIDGHSVSYRIYYKTPPLSNSKGVPTSVLHSFLNLIISLREKLNPDTIYVVFDSKGETNRHKIHKEYKSQREKTPEDLIPQIERLKEILPLMGVCVAVKEATEADDIIYTLIKRNDDKNIYLITKDKDLHQLVNDRVKIYDYQDDIALDRDGVFKKIGVYPEQIKDFLALCGDKSDNIPGVRGVGEKTAAKLVSQFGSLEDLYENIDEVKGKLKEKLLAGKEDAFFSRSLIKLEEIDDIEIRDNKQDNEKLKKYLSDLELKTIYKRLFGEGFDDSVSGENYVDLAAWIDNELFLFKNGKLVNDFSILKEINYFYDLKGIIKNNKVDLKKFYDLKIISWMNNPDEGSVKKHKDESVETFLKRLSSLAEEEVSKLKNLQLEKLYRDIECNILLILAEMEKIGIKINADKVYNIHKELDEKLINIEKEIFDYCKEEFNLNSPKQLSVILFEKLGLKPVKKTKTGFSTSEEALKELIIQNPEHFILIEKILAYRELNKLKSTYTVNLLNYADESRRIHSEFNQTGTATGRISSTNPNLQNIPTSSDYGKRIRDCFEAESGFSFVSFDYSQIELRILAHLSKDEKLLEAFHKNEDIHTKTAKEIFNVDKVDARLRRIAKAVNFGIVYGLSPYGLARDTGISQKEASDFIDKYFKLYPKVKDYIESIIKQAGEKGYTETILRRKRFIRNINSKNKMLRQRAERIAINAPIQGSAADIIKLAMISVYKYLQDTKIDARMILQIHDELIFEVKDDVIDLFIKDTKELMESVIELDVPLSVNYGVGKTWGDLK; this is encoded by the coding sequence ATGATACTGATTATTGATGGTCATTCTGTAAGTTATAGAATTTATTATAAAACTCCCCCTTTGAGTAATTCAAAGGGGGTACCTACATCGGTACTGCATTCATTTCTGAATTTAATCATCTCTTTAAGGGAAAAACTTAATCCTGATACAATTTATGTAGTATTTGATTCTAAGGGTGAGACTAATAGGCATAAAATTCATAAGGAATACAAATCACAGAGAGAAAAGACGCCAGAAGATTTAATCCCTCAAATTGAAAGATTGAAAGAAATTTTACCATTAATGGGTGTCTGTGTGGCAGTAAAAGAAGCCACTGAAGCTGATGATATAATTTATACTTTAATTAAAAGGAATGATGATAAAAATATATACCTTATAACAAAGGACAAAGATCTGCATCAACTCGTAAATGATAGAGTGAAAATATATGATTATCAGGATGACATTGCACTGGACAGGGATGGTGTCTTTAAAAAGATAGGCGTTTATCCAGAGCAGATTAAGGATTTTTTAGCTTTGTGTGGAGATAAATCTGACAATATCCCTGGGGTAAGAGGGGTTGGAGAAAAAACTGCAGCAAAACTTGTTAGTCAATTCGGATCTCTTGAAGACCTATATGAAAATATTGATGAAGTAAAAGGTAAGCTAAAGGAGAAGCTGTTAGCAGGAAAAGAGGATGCTTTTTTTAGCAGGTCATTAATTAAGCTTGAAGAAATAGATGATATTGAGATACGTGATAATAAACAAGACAATGAGAAGCTTAAGAAATATTTGAGTGATCTTGAACTAAAAACTATTTACAAGCGACTATTTGGAGAAGGTTTTGATGATTCAGTTTCGGGGGAGAATTATGTTGATTTGGCTGCTTGGATAGATAATGAATTATTTCTTTTCAAAAATGGAAAGTTGGTTAATGATTTTTCAATACTTAAAGAGATTAATTATTTTTATGATTTAAAAGGGATTATCAAAAATAATAAGGTAGATCTGAAAAAGTTTTATGATTTGAAAATAATATCCTGGATGAATAATCCGGATGAAGGAAGCGTTAAAAAACATAAAGATGAGAGTGTAGAGACTTTTTTAAAAAGGTTATCTTCTTTGGCAGAAGAAGAAGTTAGTAAACTTAAAAACCTTCAGCTAGAAAAACTTTATCGTGATATTGAATGCAATATATTGCTTATCCTTGCAGAGATGGAAAAAATTGGGATTAAGATAAATGCAGACAAGGTATATAATATACACAAAGAGCTTGATGAAAAATTAATTAACATTGAAAAAGAGATTTTTGATTATTGCAAAGAAGAGTTTAATTTAAATTCGCCTAAGCAGTTATCGGTAATCTTATTTGAAAAGCTGGGTTTGAAGCCGGTTAAGAAGACAAAAACAGGTTTTTCAACATCTGAAGAGGCTTTAAAAGAGCTGATTATTCAGAATCCAGAGCATTTTATATTGATTGAAAAAATTCTTGCATATAGAGAATTGAATAAACTTAAGAGCACATATACTGTAAACTTATTAAATTATGCAGATGAATCTAGAAGGATTCATTCAGAGTTTAATCAAACAGGAACTGCAACGGGCAGAATAAGTTCTACAAATCCGAATTTGCAGAATATTCCTACAAGTTCGGATTATGGAAAGAGGATCAGAGATTGCTTTGAGGCCGAGAGTGGGTTCAGTTTTGTGAGTTTTGATTATTCTCAGATAGAACTTAGAATTTTGGCTCATTTGTCAAAAGATGAAAAATTATTAGAAGCATTTCATAAAAATGAGGATATTCATACAAAGACAGCCAAAGAGATATTTAATGTGGATAAGGTGGATGCCAGATTAAGAAGGATTGCTAAAGCAGTGAATTTCGGTATAGTGTACGGTCTAAGCCCTTATGGATTAGCAAGAGATACAGGAATTTCACAAAAAGAAGCGTCGGATTTTATCGATAAATATTTTAAACTTTATCCCAAGGTAAAGGATTATATTGAAAGTATTATAAAACAGGCCGGTGAAAAGGGGTATACGGAAACCATACTTCGCAGAAAGAGGTTTATAAGGAATATTAATAGTAAAAATAAGATGTTAAGGCAGCGTGCCGAAAGAATTGCTATTAATGCTCCCATTCAAGGATCTGCAGCAGATATTATAAAACTTGCTATGATTAGTGTATATAAATATTTACAAGATACAAAGATTGATGCTAGAATGATACTGCAGATACATGATGAACTGATCTTTGAAGTAAAAGATGATGTGATTGATCTATTTATAAAAGATACAAAAGAATTGATGGAAAGCGTGATCGAACTAGATGTACCCCTTTCAGTGAATTATGGGGTTGGAAAAACCTGGGGAGATTTAAAGTAG
- a CDS encoding zinc-dependent alcohol dehydrogenase family protein produces MKAMVINKICNVLNEAPLTLVDIPAPNISNNEILIKVNTCGVCHTELDEIEGRTPPSSFPMIPGHQVVGKVIEKGKNVTLFEIGDRVGVGWIFSACGKCEFCQRGLENLCNDFKATGRDAHGGYAEYMKINENYAVKLPDNFSDEEAAPLLCAGAIGYRSLKLANIKNGMNLGLTGFGASAHLILKLVKYLYPDSNVFVFARNPKEREFALELGAAWSGDTTDNAPELLHAIIDTTPVWKPIVEAMKNLAPAGRLVINAIRKEDIDKNYLLNLSYERDLWLEKEIKSVANVTTSDIKEFVEIASKANIKPVYQTYSLEEANLALRELKEKKIKGAKVLKIN; encoded by the coding sequence ATGAAGGCAATGGTTATCAATAAAATCTGCAACGTCCTCAATGAAGCCCCTTTAACTTTAGTAGATATTCCTGCACCTAACATAAGTAATAATGAAATTTTAATAAAAGTGAACACCTGTGGTGTATGTCATACAGAACTTGATGAAATAGAAGGAAGAACTCCTCCATCTTCCTTTCCAATGATACCAGGACATCAAGTAGTTGGAAAAGTTATAGAAAAAGGCAAAAACGTAACACTCTTCGAAATAGGTGATAGAGTAGGTGTAGGTTGGATTTTTTCAGCTTGCGGTAAATGTGAATTTTGCCAAAGGGGGCTTGAAAATCTTTGCAATGATTTCAAAGCCACAGGTAGAGATGCTCATGGTGGTTATGCAGAATATATGAAAATAAATGAAAATTATGCTGTAAAATTACCCGATAATTTCAGTGATGAAGAAGCAGCACCTTTATTATGTGCCGGTGCAATAGGATATCGCTCATTAAAACTTGCAAATATTAAAAATGGAATGAATCTTGGCTTAACGGGATTTGGAGCATCTGCACATCTTATTCTGAAACTGGTCAAATACCTATATCCTGATTCAAATGTATTTGTTTTTGCAAGAAACCCTAAAGAACGCGAATTTGCATTGGAACTTGGCGCCGCATGGAGTGGAGACACAACTGATAACGCTCCTGAATTGCTTCATGCAATCATAGACACTACCCCCGTTTGGAAACCTATCGTTGAAGCAATGAAAAATCTTGCTCCGGCAGGAAGACTTGTAATAAATGCTATTAGAAAAGAAGATATTGATAAAAATTACCTTTTAAACCTTTCTTACGAAAGGGATTTATGGCTTGAAAAAGAGATAAAATCTGTAGCCAATGTTACAACCTCTGATATTAAAGAATTTGTTGAAATTGCCTCAAAAGCAAATATTAAACCGGTTTATCAAACATACTCGTTGGAAGAAGCCAATTTAGCATTAAGGGAATTAAAAGAGAAAAAAATAAAAGGTGCAAAAGTATTAAAAATCAACTGA
- a CDS encoding ATP-binding protein, whose translation MDLKQIFDSYNYPILVTNENLEVIFVNSKFSSLYNYEIIIDKIRDYYNDNRENESFTIDIKELRKVFKIVVSKIDDNIVFTLEDRTNLEDFLDKYFTLNSIINQAPFGVIITDIKGNIVFVNYGFEKLSGYTFDEVYGKNPRIWRTDHQNEAFYKNLWDTILSGKEWKGEFVNRKKNGELYVDESIIFPLFDEEGEIVEFCAIKQDITELKRLERNLIQNEKLVAMGRFVHNIAHDMKNILTGIYSLTDYLRARVDDSNPDKKIIEQIHKYVEVLKNFTYSLKNLGKTDSYGITEVNLCSFIKEITSFYNRLVGKNIKFTIKFNKCCDLYINQNHLEQILLNLIVNAKDAITEKFGTKSGGEIVIGTDIVDENVIIFVADNGKGIPPEIVEKVFSLSFTTKEEGTGVGLTIVKNIVENYEGKIEVESKEGVGTTFKIILPVSSCKREIVCE comes from the coding sequence ATGGATTTAAAACAGATATTTGACAGTTATAATTATCCAATATTAGTTACAAATGAAAACCTTGAGGTAATATTTGTTAATAGTAAATTTAGTAGCCTATACAACTATGAAATAATTATTGATAAAATTAGAGATTACTACAATGATAACAGGGAAAATGAATCTTTTACTATTGATATTAAAGAACTAAGGAAAGTTTTTAAAATAGTTGTTTCAAAAATTGACGATAATATTGTTTTTACTCTTGAGGACAGGACTAATCTAGAGGATTTCCTAGATAAATATTTCACTTTAAACTCAATCATTAATCAGGCTCCATTTGGGGTAATTATTACGGATATAAAAGGAAATATAGTATTTGTGAATTATGGATTTGAAAAGCTAAGTGGTTATACTTTTGATGAGGTTTATGGAAAAAATCCTAGGATTTGGAGAACTGATCATCAAAATGAAGCGTTTTACAAAAATTTATGGGATACAATATTATCAGGGAAAGAGTGGAAAGGGGAATTTGTAAACAGGAAGAAAAATGGTGAACTTTATGTGGATGAGAGTATAATCTTTCCTCTTTTTGATGAGGAAGGGGAAATTGTAGAGTTTTGTGCAATTAAGCAGGATATAACAGAGCTTAAAAGATTAGAAAGAAATTTAATTCAAAACGAAAAGCTTGTGGCAATGGGAAGGTTTGTCCATAATATTGCCCATGATATGAAGAACATACTTACAGGTATATATTCACTGACAGATTATCTTAGAGCAAGGGTGGATGATAGTAATCCTGATAAAAAAATTATCGAGCAAATTCATAAATATGTAGAAGTGCTAAAAAATTTTACATATTCATTAAAAAATCTAGGTAAAACTGATTCTTATGGAATTACAGAAGTTAATTTATGCTCGTTTATTAAAGAAATTACTTCATTCTACAACAGACTTGTAGGAAAGAATATAAAGTTTACAATTAAATTCAACAAATGCTGTGATCTTTATATAAATCAAAATCATTTAGAGCAGATTTTGTTGAATTTAATTGTAAATGCTAAAGATGCAATAACAGAAAAATTTGGAACTAAAAGTGGTGGTGAAATTGTTATTGGTACAGATATTGTTGATGAAAATGTTATAATATTTGTCGCCGACAATGGAAAAGGGATTCCGCCGGAGATTGTAGAGAAAGTATTTTCTTTGAGTTTTACTACTAAAGAGGAAGGAACAGGGGTGGGGTTAACAATTGTTAAGAATATTGTTGAAAATTATGAGGGGAAGATTGAAGTGGAATCAAAAGAAGGTGTAGGAACAACATTTAAAATTATCTTACCTGTTTCTAGTTGCAAAAGAGAAATAGTTTGTGAGTAG
- the hisD gene encoding histidinol dehydrogenase, whose translation MIFYPDSEKIEKILNRGEIFEEKYLNSVIEIIQKVKKEGDRALIKLTKKFDNYDLEKKFYFERSELKTFYEKIPENLKVAFNRAKDNIEFFHQAQLEKTFLVESNGAVLGQKITPLEKVGIYVPGGKASYPSTVLMNAVPAKVAGVDKVYMMSPTSGGEINELVLGVAYLAGVDRVYLVGGAQAIAAFAYGTESVEKVDKIVGPGNIYVALAKKMVFGTVDIDMIAGPSEILILADDSADPTFVAADMLSQAEHDELASAITITDNEDLAKEIEQELISQLFKLERRSIAEKSLKEFGGILLVKNLEEGIDFVNKIAPEHFELCVRNPFEYLYKIKNAGAIFMGHYTPEAVGDYFAGPNHTLPTGGSARFFSPLGTYDFIKRSSIIQCSLGYLTKFGKNIMDMADSEGLTAHRDSVKYRMLNGFKTDI comes from the coding sequence ATGATATTTTATCCTGACTCTGAGAAGATTGAAAAGATTTTAAATAGAGGAGAAATTTTTGAGGAGAAATATCTTAATTCTGTAATTGAGATTATTCAAAAAGTAAAAAAAGAGGGTGATAGGGCTTTAATTAAATTAACTAAAAAGTTTGATAACTATGATCTTGAAAAGAAATTTTACTTTGAGAGAAGTGAGCTTAAAACCTTTTATGAAAAAATTCCTGAAAATTTAAAGGTAGCCTTCAACAGAGCAAAGGATAATATTGAGTTTTTTCATCAGGCTCAACTGGAGAAAACCTTTTTAGTGGAGAGCAATGGAGCTGTTTTGGGGCAGAAGATTACTCCGCTAGAAAAAGTTGGAATATATGTACCTGGTGGTAAGGCAAGCTATCCTTCCACTGTGCTAATGAATGCTGTGCCAGCAAAGGTTGCTGGAGTGGATAAGGTTTATATGATGAGCCCTACAAGTGGTGGGGAGATAAATGAACTTGTGCTAGGTGTGGCTTACCTTGCAGGTGTGGATAGGGTGTACTTAGTGGGGGGAGCTCAGGCAATTGCTGCTTTTGCTTATGGAACTGAGAGTGTGGAAAAAGTGGATAAAATAGTAGGACCTGGTAATATTTATGTAGCTTTGGCTAAGAAGATGGTTTTTGGAACAGTAGATATAGATATGATTGCTGGTCCTAGTGAAATACTTATTCTTGCTGATGATAGTGCTGATCCTACCTTTGTGGCAGCTGATATGCTTTCACAGGCTGAGCATGATGAGCTTGCCAGTGCAATTACAATTACTGATAATGAAGATCTTGCAAAGGAAATTGAACAAGAGCTGATTTCTCAGCTTTTTAAGTTGGAGCGTAGATCTATAGCTGAGAAATCGTTGAAAGAGTTTGGAGGTATTTTACTTGTTAAGAATCTTGAAGAAGGGATAGATTTTGTAAATAAAATTGCTCCAGAGCATTTTGAGCTGTGTGTGAGAAATCCATTTGAATATCTTTATAAGATTAAAAATGCGGGTGCCATATTCATGGGGCATTATACTCCTGAAGCTGTGGGGGATTATTTTGCAGGACCTAATCATACACTTCCCACAGGGGGAAGTGCGAGATTTTTTTCTCCTCTAGGTACTTATGACTTTATTAAAAGAAGCAGCATCATTCAGTGCTCTTTAGGCTACCTGACAAAGTTTGGAAAAAACATTATGGATATGGCAGATAGTGAAGGGCTTACAGCTCATAGAGATTCAGTAAAATACCGGATGTTAAATGGATTTAAAACAGATATTTGA
- a CDS encoding GGDEF domain-containing protein has product MSKKLNEILKENHDLKKELEGILELIKENEVKQKGFKVVEYAFLLSESIDEIAKKPLKYLEEIFEIDKAALFIDREAFPFERESDIIDEKVYFVEGKIFKYFFLEKKVYAGVGRVNFISEYDVCKEMNSYLISPIIENGKIIGSLNLYSANPKRFIERRGTDFIKDLSFKIAVSLRKLFDAERLSKQMLIDFLTGSYNKLALYDFLERFVNMYERYGKSFAFGIFDIDNFKEINDTKGHLAGDDFLKSFAKILRETFRKADIVGRFGGDEFYLILPEANNLMTQGVAKKIKDIVARLRVELALPETLDITGGIVLVPSEEISEIKPEYIIKVADEKLYKGKNTGNGKIIGVNDDILS; this is encoded by the coding sequence GTGAGTAAAAAACTTAATGAAATCTTAAAAGAAAATCATGACCTAAAGAAAGAACTGGAAGGGATTCTGGAGCTGATAAAAGAAAACGAGGTTAAACAGAAGGGTTTTAAGGTTGTTGAATATGCTTTTTTGCTTTCCGAATCAATAGATGAAATTGCAAAAAAACCTCTAAAGTATCTTGAAGAGATTTTTGAAATTGATAAAGCAGCGCTTTTTATTGATAGGGAAGCTTTTCCTTTTGAAAGAGAGAGTGATATAATAGATGAGAAAGTTTATTTTGTAGAGGGAAAGATTTTTAAGTATTTTTTCTTGGAGAAGAAGGTTTATGCGGGGGTAGGAAGGGTTAACTTTATTAGTGAGTATGATGTTTGTAAAGAGATGAATTCATATTTAATTTCGCCAATAATTGAGAATGGTAAAATTATCGGTTCGCTAAATTTATATTCGGCTAATCCTAAAAGATTTATTGAAAGACGAGGAACAGATTTTATTAAAGATTTATCATTTAAAATTGCAGTATCTCTTAGAAAGTTGTTTGATGCTGAGAGATTATCAAAACAAATGTTAATAGATTTTTTAACAGGTAGTTATAATAAACTTGCTCTCTATGATTTTCTTGAGCGATTTGTAAATATGTATGAAAGATATGGAAAGAGTTTTGCTTTTGGAATTTTTGATATCGATAATTTTAAAGAGATAAATGATACTAAAGGTCATCTTGCAGGTGATGACTTTTTAAAAAGTTTTGCTAAGATATTGAGAGAAACATTCAGAAAAGCTGATATTGTGGGAAGGTTTGGTGGAGATGAATTCTATTTAATATTGCCAGAAGCTAATAATTTAATGACACAAGGTGTTGCAAAAAAGATAAAAGATATTGTTGCTAGGTTGCGTGTAGAACTAGCATTGCCAGAAACTTTAGATATTACTGGAGGAATTGTGTTAGTTCCTTCTGAAGAAATAAGTGAAATAAAACCAGAATATATAATTAAAGTAGCTGATGAGAAACTTTATAAAGGTAAAAATACAGGGAATGGAAAAATTATAGGGGTTAACGATGATATTTTATCCTGA
- a CDS encoding MBL fold metallo-hydrolase, with amino-acid sequence MIHQATNFYELTAYKLGRFYNAINLTVHFFTLPEIYIDSAQPVMEKHFIEIAKNHIPRYCLLTHYHEDHSGNAAKLKKLFNTKIISHKLSYSYLSNGFKLFPYEKMIWGKPERFTPDLFYKELLDLGKYTFKIIHTPGHSIDSICLLEINRGWLFTGDLYISSKPKYLRKDENIYEILKSLKKVLSLDFEVMFCAHKGIITDNPKLLIKKKITYIEEIIEKAKNLRKKDMSLKKIRNKLLGKEDITSIATNFDFCKLNFIKAIFQEELNEGNGYQ; translated from the coding sequence ATGATTCACCAAGCTACAAACTTTTATGAATTAACTGCATACAAACTTGGTAGATTTTATAATGCAATAAATCTTACTGTCCATTTCTTTACACTTCCTGAAATATATATTGACTCTGCTCAACCTGTAATGGAAAAACATTTCATCGAGATTGCTAAAAACCATATACCAAGGTACTGCTTGTTAACCCATTATCATGAAGATCATTCAGGTAACGCGGCAAAACTAAAAAAATTATTTAATACCAAAATAATCTCTCATAAACTTTCATATTCTTATCTCTCTAACGGGTTTAAACTTTTTCCTTACGAAAAAATGATATGGGGAAAACCTGAAAGATTCACTCCTGATCTCTTTTATAAAGAGCTTTTGGATTTAGGAAAATACACATTTAAAATAATCCATACACCAGGACATTCAATTGATTCAATATGTCTTTTAGAAATAAATAGAGGGTGGCTGTTCACCGGAGATTTATATATCTCATCAAAACCTAAGTACCTTAGAAAAGATGAGAATATCTACGAAATTTTAAAAAGTCTAAAAAAAGTTTTATCTTTAGACTTTGAAGTGATGTTTTGTGCCCATAAAGGAATTATTACTGACAATCCAAAACTACTAATTAAGAAAAAAATAACCTACATTGAAGAAATTATCGAAAAAGCCAAAAATCTGCGGAAAAAAGATATGTCTTTAAAAAAAATCAGGAATAAACTGCTAGGCAAAGAGGATATAACTTCTATTGCAACAAATTTTGATTTTTGTAAATTAAATTTTATCAAAGCAATTTTTCAGGAGGAACTCAATGAAGGCAATGGTTATCAATAA